The Chlorocebus sabaeus isolate Y175 chromosome 11, mChlSab1.0.hap1, whole genome shotgun sequence genomic interval CAACTGGACTGGGCAAAATCATCCTTGAAGAGTAGAGGGTAAGAAgaataacaaacagaaaacaagaaggaGGAGGTCTGAAGATTATTGAGAATACCAGTATTTCACAGatgaagggagaaagaggagatgaTAAAGAGAAACCCTAAAAAGACAGATATCAAAAGAATATCAGAATTAGACATGAAGCCTATTTAAAGAATTActgaactttaaaacaaaaatactatagCAATTCTAGGCAAGATTAAAAACCTAAATGTGCCCTTAGCTTCAACAGTAATGAAGTCTTTGCAGATTCTTCAGAGGGTGGAGGTGAAAGTGAGGACACAGAGGGTTAAAGTATAAAGTGAGTAGGGGTGAGAGGAGGAGACAttaatgtctttttaattttttttaattttatgggtacatagcaagtgtatatatttataggctACATGAAATATTTAGATACAGGGATGTAATATGAAATCAGACATGATGGAGAATGAgttatccattccctcaagcatttatcctttgagctacaaataatccagttatatcatttgttatttaaaaatatacaattaagttattattgactacagtcaccctattATGCTATCAAACAgtaattcttatttattctttctgtttttttgtacccgtTAACCATTCCCACCTACCCCCGAGCCCCCCACTATacttcccagcctttggtaacaATCCTTCTAGTCTCTATGTCTATGAGTCCAACTGATTTGATTTCagaataagtgagaacacatgatgtCTTTTTAAAGGacctaaaaatatattgaaaaagacACAGCCTAGAAGACTATATTTAGTGGTGTTAAATGTAGATTTGCTTCTGGAGCTTTGAGGGGAAAAGAATCACAATTAACTGAATATCACATGAAAGCATATGAGAATATTCATTTTGTAAAAACCTTGAACACAACTTTTTCTCACATTATAGATAAAATAGTTGTACATCAACCCATCTACAGGTAGTAGAGGGTTGAGAATAAGGAATGCCAgcagagaagaataaaaagacCAGGGAAAGGCTCAGGGACAACGATtgtattttgttgtcattgttgtgtgcttgtttgtttgcttttcaggAGAAATGCATCTTAATCTTAATACAGTCCTCAGATAATAACAACTGAAGAGAATTAACATTATTAATTACCTGGATGTATCTTATATTCAGAGTTTGTCCTGGACAAAGAATTTTTAAGTACCTATAAAATGGCATCATTTCTTTCTAACCCATTTGTAAATCCGTTCCATGTAACAAACTACAATCAACTGCATTTGTACATTCTGATGGATAAGGATGATCAAGGAAAAAATTGGACTATTTTACAAAACTTGATTTCTTAAGGAAATATCCACTGCTCATATATGTGAAGTTTAGGAAGGTTGTTGAAACAGTGGCAACACTGATTATTCtataaagggagaaaataaacgTAGGCTGGTCGACTTGGCTTCTAGATGCATAGCTTTTTGCTATAGAATTCAAATATCTACTTCCTCATAAACCGTGATTTTAAAACAAGGATTGAGTAGATATCAAAGAACAGTGATGAAAAACTGCACAGTAATAAGAACTTTTATCCTGCTGGGACTGACAGATGACCCACACCTGCAAGTTCTGCTTTTTATCTTTCTATTTCTCACCTACATGTTGAGTGTAACAGGGAACCTGACTATTATCACCCTCACATTGGTGGACCACCACCTTAAAACTCCTATGTActtctttctcagaaatttttccTTCTTAGAAGTCTCATTTACTACAGTCTGTATTCCTAGATTCTTGTACAGTATATCAATGGGGGACAATACCATTACCTACAATGCTTGTGCCAGTCAAATATTCTTTGTTATTCTCTTTGGAGCAACACAATTTTTTCTCCTGGCAGCCATGTCCTATGACCGCTATGTGGCCATCTGTAAACCCCTTCATTATACGGTCATCATGAACAACAGGGTGTGTACCTTATTAGTCCTCTGCTGTTGGGTGGCTGGCTTGATGATCATTGTTCCACCACTGAGCTTAGGCCTCCAGCTCGAATTCTGTGGCTCCAATGCCATTGATCATTTTAGCTGTGATGCAGGTCCTCTCCTAAAGATCTCATGCTCAGATACATGGGTAATAGAACAGATAGTTATACTTATGGCTGTATTTGCACTCATTATCACCCTAGTTTGTGTGATTCTGTCCTACTTGTACATAGTCAGAACAATTCTGAGGTTCCCTTCTGTTCGGCAAAGGAAAAAGGCCTTTTCTACCTGTTCATCCCACATGATTGTGGTTTCCATTGCCTATGGAAGCTGCATCTTCGTCTATATCAAGCCCTCTGCAAAAGATGAAGTGGCCATAAATAAAGGAGTTTCAGTTCTTACTACTTCTGTTGCACCCTTGTTGAACCCCTTCATTTATACCTTGAGGAACGAGCAAGTGAAACAAGCTTTCAGTGACTCTGTAAAGAGGATTGCATTTCTCTCAAAGAAGTAGAAGTTGTGATGAATTAGCGTAAAGTGAATGAAGAATACTCCCTAAATGTCATCCTACAGCTTTTAACTTATTTCATTGCTTCCTAACTACAGTTTAGTCATGTGAACCTTCTCAATGACATTTAATATTGTATCCTAATCCCATCTTTATCAAAATCCTTATTATTTCAAACCAAGGTCATACATTGTGTTTTCCCTCTTTGTGAAACTAAAAATtacttttccaaaaataaaggttttttcCACTTCTGATCTAGTCTTTTCTTCATTCctctaaggaaaagaaaagtaagaataCTTATCAGTATATACATTATCTACAAGTTAATTTATGTAGTaataaaaaattctttctctaatacaaaattatcaaaattaatattataaatccaagaatcaaaacaaaaaaatagaaaacagcaagagacatatataaaaaataaattaaatcaaataaGGTATTCCAGGCCTATTAGGATAACTGGGAAAGAAGACATCAACAGGAGTTAAAATTAATCCGATTTGAAGAAATGGAAACACCTTCAAAATCTCTGGTAAGACATATTAGCTGTTGCTTTATATTACATGAGAGGAAACTCATGCAAaaggtatatatttaatataaaacaaatgtaaacataaaatcatttatttcaggttacaaaatcagaATGAATGCATAAGAGCAAATTGAAACACCAAAATTTAAGTGCTTATTAAATAAGATAACTATTTACCACAACATAAAGGTAATTAAAGGTTTAAGAAGATATGGAGAATATCCAACCAATATTCTTTTTTacatagaaaaaagaagaaactaaatgTGTAACAAAAAGTTAGAATTATGATCAAAcggaaaatagaggaaaatattCAGAAGTTGAAAAGGGTAGAGCTGAAAGAAATTACTTCCACAAGCTGAAAAGGATGAAGATTAAATTATTataagaaagttgaaaaaaatacctcatattgaattataaactcagtgattatttattttaaatatcacaaaTGGGCTTTGACATAGCaataaaacatttcttcaaattatttctattgacataattttgaaaataactgCCACTTTTGAACCATGTCAAACTCTTTGTAAATGTCATAATTAATGTCTTTACACATCctgtaaatacattttaagtgcatcaaaatatagaaataaaaagattgtGTATACTGGCCAATATATCATAGGTAGGAAATGATGGAGCctgatttctgatttaaaatcGTGTTCAATCCACTGTATGACTTTTCCTTTGAGGTGGGAGCAGAATGAGAAAAGATGCTCTAACTGGAAGTATATGAGCTCACacagctctctttctctctctctctcttgctttctttatataaaattacaATGTTAGTTTATCAATGTGtctacttctattttttaaattgctttattgactttaaagaaaaaaattaaaattttacaatttttggaTTTTACAATTATGGACAGATTTTATATACCATAATCTGTCCTATTCTAGTTTAAGTAAGATTTTATGTTTTGATAAGGAGAAAGTAGATGGCATAAAATTGCAGCAATCATCTCCCTGCCAATATTGAAGCATATTTATTATCAACATGACTTCAGGAAGCATTCACCTCAGAGCTCTGGTGTACTGAAATATCTTATGTATCTCATTTTTTATGTATTGTATTACATAAGAAATATCTAAATTAAGAAACCTGCACAAAAGACTCTCTAAAATATTCATAATCTAAACCAAAGTGAATGTAactgttatatattatatatttgcaaAGCAGgactagattttttaaattaactttttttttaattatactttaagttctagggtacatgtgcacaatgtgcaggtttgttacatatgtatacttgtgccatgttgctgtgctgcacccatcaactcgtcagcacccaccaactcgtcatttacatcaggtgtaactcccaatgccatccctatcccctccccctccccaaaataggccccggtgtgtgacattccccttccagagtccaagtgatctcattgttcaattcccacctatgagtgagaacatgcagtgtttggttttctgttcttgcaatagtttgctgagaatgatggtttccagctgcatccatgtccctacaaaggacacaaactcatccttttttatggctgcatagtattccatggtgtatatgtgccacattttcttaatccagtctgtcactaatggacatttgggttgattccaagtctttgctattgtgaatagtgctgcaagaaacatacgtgtgcatgtgtctttatagcagcatgatttataatcctttgggtatatacccagtaatgggatggctgggtcaaatggtatttctagttctagatccttgaggaatcgccatactgttttccaccatggttgaaccagtttacaatcccatcaacagtgtaaaagtgttcctatttctccacatcctttccagcacctgttgtttcctgactttttaatgattgccattctaactggtgtgagatggtatctcattgtggttttgatttgcatttctctgatggccagtgatgatgagcattttttcatgtgtctgttggctgtatgcatgtcttcttttgagaagtgtctgttcatatcctttgcccactttttgatggggttgtttgtttttttcttgtaaatttgattgagttctttgtaggttctgcatattagccctttgtcagatgagtagattgcaaaaattttctcccattctgtaggttgcctgttcactctggtggtagtttcttttgctgtggagaagctctttagtttaattagatcccatttgtcaattttggattttgttgccattgcttttggtgttttagacatgaagtccttgcccatgcctatgtcctgaatggtattacctaggttttcttccagggtttttatggttttaggtctaacatttaagtctctaatccatcttgaataaattttcgtataaggagtaaggaaaggatccagtttcagccttctacttatggctagccaattttcccagcaccatttattaaatagggaatcctttccccatttcttgtttttgtcagg includes:
- the OR6C2 gene encoding olfactory receptor 6C2 → MKNCTVIRTFILLGLTDDPHLQVLLFIFLFLTYMLSVTGNLTIITLTLVDHHLKTPMYFFLRNFSFLEVSFTTVCIPRFLYSISMGDNTITYNACASQIFFVILFGATQFFLLAAMSYDRYVAICKPLHYTVIMNNRVCTLLVLCCWVAGLMIIVPPLSLGLQLEFCGSNAIDHFSCDAGPLLKISCSDTWVIEQIVILMAVFALIITLVCVILSYLYIVRTILRFPSVRQRKKAFSTCSSHMIVVSIAYGSCIFVYIKPSAKDEVAINKGVSVLTTSVAPLLNPFIYTLRNEQVKQAFSDSVKRIAFLSKK